The following are encoded together in the Phragmites australis chromosome 19, lpPhrAust1.1, whole genome shotgun sequence genome:
- the LOC133900102 gene encoding uncharacterized protein LOC133900102, with translation MGKKQGGRGDHKGLLWRLPELTSKELGKLGPAFGLGIGCGAGAGVGFFGGAGLGYGFPGLTLGFGVGAGCGVGIGFGYGLGKGIAYDENKRYTNVGKVFQEAPHLPTDTVAALFDELVINTKKLVTATSKGIEKWR, from the exons ATGGGGAAGAAGCAGGGAGGCCGAGGAGATCACAAGGGGCTCCTGTGGAGGCTGCCGGAGCTCACCTCCAAGGAGCTCGGCAAGCTCGGCCCCGCCTTCGGCCTCGGCATCGGGTgcggcgccggcgctggcgtCGGATTCTTCGGCG GTGCCGGATTAGGCTATGGTTTTCCTGGATTAACGTTAGGCTTTGGAGTTGGAGCTGGATGTGGTGTAGGAATTGGATTCGGTTATGGTTTGGGCAAAGGAATCGCATATGacgaaaacaaaagatacactaatgTTGGCAAAGTGTTCCAGGAAGCTCCACATCTGCCTAC GGACACTGTTGCTGCTTTGTTCGACGAGTTGGTTATAAACACCAAGAAGCTTGTGACGGCAACATCAAAAGGGATTGAGAAATGGCGTTGA
- the LOC133900101 gene encoding chlorophyll a-b binding protein CP26, chloroplastic-like isoform X1 — protein MAALAPSKMLGTRLDFAGSSRYATAAPTAGAQKIVSLFSKKPAQKAKPAAVSSSGPDIGDELAKWYGPDRRIYLPEGLLDRSEVPEYLTGEVPGDYGYDPFGLGKKPEDFAKYQAYELIHARWAMLGAAGAVIPEACNKFGANCGPEAVWFKSQLMHGVTLMQTGALLLDGNTLNYFGNSIPINLVVAVVAEVILVGGAEYYRIINGLDLEDRLHPGGPFDPLGLASDPDQAAILKVKEIKNGRLAMFSMFAFFIQAYVTGEGPVENLAKHLSDPFGNNLLTVISGAAERTPSL, from the exons ATGGCGGCGCTCGCTCCATCCAAGATGCTCGGCACCCGGCTCGACTTCGCCGGCTCCTCCCGCTACGCCACCGCAGCGCCCACCGCGGGGGCGCAGAAGATCGTCTCCCTGTTCAGCAAGAAGCCCGCCCAGAAGGCAAAGCCCGCCGCGGTGTCGTCCTCGGGCCCGGACATCGGCGACGAGCTCGCCAAGTGGTATG GCCCTGACAGGAGGATCTACCTGCCGGAGGGTCTCTTGGACCGCTCGGAGGTGCCGGAGTACCTCACCGGAGAGGTTCCTGGAGA CTATGGCTACGATCCTTTTGGCCTGGGCAAGAAGCCAGAGGACTTCGCCAA GTATCAGGCCTACGAGCTGATCCATGCCAGGTGGGCCATGCTCGGTGCCGCCGGCGCCGTCATCCCCGAGGCTTGCAACAAGTTCGGCGCCAACTGCGGCCCCGAGGCCGTCTGGTTCAAG TCTCAGCTCATGCATGGTGTGACCTTAATGCAGACCGGCGCCCTGCTTCTGGACGGCAACACCCTCAACTACTTTGGCAATAGCATCCCCATCAACctggtcgtcgccgtcgtcgccgaggTCATCCTCGTCGGCGGCGCCGAGTACTACCGAATCATCAACGGGCTCGACCTAGAGGACAGGTTGCACCCTGGCGGCCCCTTCGACCCGCTGGGTCTGGCCAGCGACCCCGACCAGGCTGCGATTCTCAAGGTGAAGGAGATCAAGAACGGCCGGCTGGCCATGTTCTCCATGTTCGCCTTCTTCATCCAGGCCTACGTCACCGGCGAGGGGCCCGTCGAGAACCTTGCCAAGCACCTCAGCGACCCATTCGGCAACAACCTGCTCACCGTCATCTCCGGCGCCGCCGAGAGGACGCCCAGCCTGTGA
- the LOC133900101 gene encoding chlorophyll a-b binding protein CP26, chloroplastic-like isoform X2 yields MAALAPSKMLGTRLDFAGSSRYATAAPTAGAQKIVSLFSKKPAQKAKPAAVSSSGPDIGDELAKWYGPDRRIYLPEGLLDRSEVPEYLTGEVPGDYGYDPFGLGKKPEDFAKYQAYELIHARWAMLGAAGAVIPEACNKFGANCGPEAVWFKTGALLLDGNTLNYFGNSIPINLVVAVVAEVILVGGAEYYRIINGLDLEDRLHPGGPFDPLGLASDPDQAAILKVKEIKNGRLAMFSMFAFFIQAYVTGEGPVENLAKHLSDPFGNNLLTVISGAAERTPSL; encoded by the exons ATGGCGGCGCTCGCTCCATCCAAGATGCTCGGCACCCGGCTCGACTTCGCCGGCTCCTCCCGCTACGCCACCGCAGCGCCCACCGCGGGGGCGCAGAAGATCGTCTCCCTGTTCAGCAAGAAGCCCGCCCAGAAGGCAAAGCCCGCCGCGGTGTCGTCCTCGGGCCCGGACATCGGCGACGAGCTCGCCAAGTGGTATG GCCCTGACAGGAGGATCTACCTGCCGGAGGGTCTCTTGGACCGCTCGGAGGTGCCGGAGTACCTCACCGGAGAGGTTCCTGGAGA CTATGGCTACGATCCTTTTGGCCTGGGCAAGAAGCCAGAGGACTTCGCCAA GTATCAGGCCTACGAGCTGATCCATGCCAGGTGGGCCATGCTCGGTGCCGCCGGCGCCGTCATCCCCGAGGCTTGCAACAAGTTCGGCGCCAACTGCGGCCCCGAGGCCGTCTGGTTCAAG ACCGGCGCCCTGCTTCTGGACGGCAACACCCTCAACTACTTTGGCAATAGCATCCCCATCAACctggtcgtcgccgtcgtcgccgaggTCATCCTCGTCGGCGGCGCCGAGTACTACCGAATCATCAACGGGCTCGACCTAGAGGACAGGTTGCACCCTGGCGGCCCCTTCGACCCGCTGGGTCTGGCCAGCGACCCCGACCAGGCTGCGATTCTCAAGGTGAAGGAGATCAAGAACGGCCGGCTGGCCATGTTCTCCATGTTCGCCTTCTTCATCCAGGCCTACGTCACCGGCGAGGGGCCCGTCGAGAACCTTGCCAAGCACCTCAGCGACCCATTCGGCAACAACCTGCTCACCGTCATCTCCGGCGCCGCCGAGAGGACGCCCAGCCTGTGA